From Planococcus halocryophilus, the proteins below share one genomic window:
- the murB gene encoding UDP-N-acetylmuramate dehydrogenase, whose amino-acid sequence MTKQQWLTDLRSFLTDDHVKVDEPLYLHTLTKMGGPADIFVAPTTEEETAFTVKYAYKNNIPLLLLGNGSNMVVRDGGFRGIVLTLKGLQTIRIEGTKVYAQGGANIKKVSKAAAAKQLTGFEFACGIPGSIGGAMAMNAGAYGGEIKDVIKQATVLSKEGDLLVLSKEDLGLGYRKSVITKKGFYVLSAEFDLEVGNQMVIDAKMSELTYQRESKQPLEFPSAGSVFKRPPGNFAGKLIQDSGLQGKGFGGAEVSTKHAGFIVNKDNATANDYIKTIEMVKTTVFNNFGIDLELEVKIVGED is encoded by the coding sequence ATGACGAAACAACAATGGTTGACGGATTTACGCAGTTTTTTAACAGACGATCACGTCAAAGTGGATGAACCGCTATACCTTCATACACTAACTAAAATGGGTGGGCCAGCTGATATTTTTGTGGCACCAACAACTGAAGAAGAAACTGCTTTCACTGTAAAGTATGCATATAAAAATAATATACCTCTACTACTTCTTGGGAATGGCTCGAATATGGTTGTCCGAGATGGAGGATTTCGTGGCATTGTCTTGACCTTGAAAGGGTTACAGACAATCCGTATAGAAGGTACAAAAGTTTATGCTCAAGGCGGAGCGAACATTAAAAAAGTTTCTAAAGCCGCTGCAGCAAAACAATTAACTGGATTTGAGTTTGCTTGTGGAATCCCAGGCTCGATTGGTGGGGCGATGGCGATGAATGCCGGTGCTTACGGCGGAGAAATTAAAGACGTTATTAAACAAGCGACGGTTCTTTCGAAAGAAGGAGATTTGCTCGTTTTATCTAAGGAAGATTTAGGTCTCGGTTACCGGAAAAGTGTGATTACGAAAAAAGGCTTTTATGTGTTATCAGCCGAGTTCGACTTAGAAGTTGGCAATCAAATGGTCATTGATGCCAAAATGAGTGAATTGACGTATCAGCGTGAATCAAAACAGCCATTGGAATTCCCTTCTGCAGGCAGTGTCTTTAAACGACCACCTGGCAATTTCGCAGGAAAGTTAATACAAGATAGTGGCTTGCAAGGAAAAGGATTTGGCGGTGCAGAAGTTTCTACAAAACATGCTGGATTTATCGTTAATAAGGATAATGCGACAGCTAACGATTACATTAAAACTATTGAAATGGTTAAAACGACAGTGTTTAACAATTTCGGTATTGATTTAGAACTTGAAGTGAAGATTGTCGGAGAAGACTGA
- a CDS encoding YceI family protein — protein sequence MKKWTVDTAHSEIGFSVKHMMISKVRGTFTSYEATIEANEEDLQGALIDFKIDVASISTKNNDRDNHLRSADFFDAEQFPHITFKANEIVKKGDEYTMTGDLTMKDVTHPVTFDVEYNGKGTNPWGVEVVAYNVDGKVTRKDFGLTWNQALETGGVMVGEDIKIHLEVQANPAE from the coding sequence ATGAAAAAATGGACAGTAGATACAGCACACTCGGAAATCGGATTTTCAGTAAAACATATGATGATTTCAAAAGTAAGAGGTACTTTCACATCTTATGAAGCAACCATTGAAGCAAACGAAGAGGATTTACAAGGCGCATTGATCGATTTTAAAATCGATGTAGCAAGCATCAGCACTAAAAACAATGACCGCGACAACCACTTGCGCTCTGCAGATTTTTTTGATGCTGAGCAATTCCCGCATATCACATTCAAAGCAAACGAAATCGTTAAAAAAGGCGACGAATATACAATGACCGGTGACCTAACGATGAAAGATGTAACTCACCCAGTAACTTTCGATGTAGAATATAACGGTAAAGGCACAAACCCATGGGGCGTTGAAGTCGTAGCTTACAATGTCGATGGTAAAGTAACCCGCAAAGATTTTGGTCTTACATGGAACCAAGCTCTTGAAACAGGCGGCGTAATGGTTGGCGAAGACATTAAAATTCATCTAGAAGTTCAAGCAAATCCAGCTGAATAA